TTTGCAGCGGGCAGATGAAAGAGGGCAAACTGCGGCCGTCGTCAGTCAGGATTTGGAACGTTCACGAGCAGAGCGCTCAGAATGGATGTCGGATGCGGATTCGCTGAAGGCGGAACTGAGGGATATACAGGCGAATAACGAACAGCTGACCGCCGTCAATGATCAGTTACAGCGGAAGCTGGCGGACTTAAAAAATGAATATCTTGAGCTGGCCAACGCGTCGGTTCGAGCTAGTGAAGAAACGGTTGGATTACGTCAGGCACTGGAACAGTCGGAACAAGCACTGACGGAGATAAATCGACGCCACGCACAGGCGAAAGCAGGCGAAATCCAGTCGTTGGAGCAACAAGTTCAGGAATTGACCGCTCAGTTGCGTGGAATGGAAAAAGAGAAACAAAACGTACTGGGTCAAATGGAGGAGTATCGCCGCACCGCATCGGAGTTACGGGCCGCACAGGATGATATGGCCTTGAACGAAGTGGAGCGGGCAGAATGGGATCATACGCGGAGCCAGATGCTGGCGCAGATTGAGAGCATGGCGGCTCAGAAATCCCAGCTGGAAGTGTCGATTCAGCGTTTACAGACCGATAATGCATCCATGAAAACCCAGGTGGCACAGCTGAATGAGCAGATTACCGGATTGAAAGCTCAGGTGGGACAATCGGCAAGAGAAGGGCTGCAAAGCCTTCAGCAGACTCGGCAGGAACTGGCTCAGATACAGGGAGATAACGCCGACTTGAGGGAGCAGCTGCTGATTGCGGAGGAACGTGCGGCAGATGCGGATTCCCTTGCCAGGCAGCTTCAGGAAAAAGATGTGGAAATCAATCAGGCCATGATTCGAAGTTCTTCTGAAATGACTGAAATCAAGCAGCAGCTGATTAAAGAAAAGGCGCGAGCTGATGCGCAGGAGGCCCGACTGAAAGAGGTGAAGCAGGAACTGGCTGTGAAAGCAGCCTCTTTACCGGAAGCATACAAAAAGCTGGCAAAAGAGCAGGATGAGGCCCGCATGCGCGCTGAAGAGGCTTTGAACAAAGAGCGGCAGAACCAGCAGCAGAAAATGGATAGTATACAGCAGCTCATAGCACAGGAAAAGAAGCACAGTGAAGAGCTCAAGGATCGTATCTTTTTGCTGGAAGAGCAGAACGCAGAAATCCGCAGTCGTTCGCTGGAGTTTGAGAAACGATTTAAGGAATCGGAAAAGGAAAATGATTTGCTTCTCGCGGAGATCGAACGAGTGGATGAGGTTTGGAAGAATAAGCTGGCGGAAGCGGTTCAGTCCGGTGCTGCGGTGCGCGAAGATGTGGCTGATGTATCGAAGCGGTTACAGTCGATTCGCGACGAACGGGATGCGCTAAATATGCAGCTCGAAACATCGCTGGCGACCATTGAATCCCTGCGTGTTGAAATCAAGGAAACCGCCGCTCGGCTCCAGGCGGTTCAAAAGCAGTTGAGTGACCATGACAAGGGCTACGAAGCCAAAATGGCACAGATGACTGGTCAGATGGAACGGTTGACCCAGCAGCTGGTGGCGAATGAACAGGCTGCCGCTGCCGGCAGGGCGAATGAATCGCAGCTGGCTGCGGAGCTGGCCGAACGCCGTGCCGCGCTGGATGAATTGAGCAAAGCGCATGACATAAATGTGCAGCTCATACAGCAGTTGCGCAATGATCTTACCCAAGCGAAGACGACCGGTTCTGACGTGTCCGCATTGAAAGCACAGGTCAGCATGCTGAAGTCGAAACTGGAAGACGAGAAGGCGGAAAAGGCGGAACGCAGTGACGCACTGGATAAACTGAGTGCTATGCATAATACCGATGAACAGCTTATTGAGACCCTTCGCAGAGAGCTTTCCGATGCCAAAGCAGCGGGTTCCGATGTGGATGCATTACAGGAGCAGGTCGAGGTGCTGACCATGAATTGCGAAGAATTGACCAATCGCACAACCCTTCTGGAACGGCAGAAATCGGCGTTGGAAGAAGAAATGAAAATGGCGTCGGACAAGCTGCAAAAGGCGCAGTCGATGACTGACGAAGAACGTGCGACATGGCAGGCGAGGGTAGACGGACTTACGGCACTGGTTGCAGAATTGCAGCTTGCGTCGGATGAAAAAGGAGCGGCGTTGAAGCAGGCAGCGGATGTGCAGCAGCAGATGCAGTTTGAGCGCGATGCGCTTCAGGCACGGGTTACTTCCCTTGAGGAGGATCTGGATAAGGCAACAGAAGCACTGGAGCGATTAGCGAATTTTTAATTCAAGGAGATCAGCATATATGAAAAATTACAATAGATGGATAGGGATAGGTGTATTGTCGGTTTCGTGTGTCATGGGAATGGCCGTACCGGGACAATGTCAAAAAAATGATTCGATCGAAGCGGCGGCCAGTGCGGCTATGGATCGGCTCCGGGCTCAGAAGCAGCGTCTTTATGACCTGGAACAGGAAAATATTGTTTTGCGTCGTGAGGTCGGTGAATTACGCGATTTGACTGATGGGTATAAAAAAATGGAAGGGGAACTGCAGGAGGAACGCTCGAAACGTCTCGATATGCTTCTCGAAGCCAGTACCCGTGTAGAAGAACGTATGGCGTCATTGAAACAGGAAAGCCTGCGCAAAGACGCGGCACTGACGCGTTATGCCGAGCAGTCAAAAAATTTACAGGCAGCGATCAAAGTGCTGGAGGTTCAGGCGCAGCAGAAGGATGCCGAAATGGTTTCGCGGTTAGCCCATGCCGACGAGGCCTACGCATCGTTGGATGAAACGCGCAAAAAATTGGAAGAAGAACAGGCCACCGCCGCCAATCACATCGCTTCGCTTAATTCTATGTTGAAGGGATGCAACGAGCTGGAGACGCGACTGGCGCAGGAAGAACAGGCACGTCGTGCGTTAAATGCCCAGCTCACAGATATTCAGTCGGCACTGGATGACGCACTGCTTCGCGCTGATGTCGCAGAAGCGGATGCAGAACGCCTGTCCGGTACGCTGGCAGAAGAAGCGCAGGCGCATGACGACTTACAGCTTGTGTATAACGATGCATTGGAAGCTATCGGGGATTCAGCCCATGCCTTGGCGGCACAGGAAGAGAAAAATCAGGAACTTCAGGCATCGCTGGCTGCGCTGAACAATGAACGGGAACTGATGACCAAGGCACTGGATGAGGCCGTGAAGGAAGCCCGGCAGCTATCTGAAAAAAACAGCACGCTGGAGCAGGATGTGGCGCATTTGACACGGTCACTGGAGCAGGCGGCATCAAAAGAAGTGGAATCCGCCCGCAAAACCAAAGCACTTATTGCTGAATACGACCATGATCAGGCCATGCAGCGGCAGCTGACAGGCAAAGAAATAGCCACGCTTAAAGAGCAGCTGACGACATTGAATGCGGCGCAATCGGATGCTTTAGCCATGTTGCAGGCACTGGAATCGGATAAATCAGCCGCCGAACAGGCTTTGCAGGATGCCGCCGAACAGGTTGCTGAGTTAAGTGCCGCTTTAAAAGAGAAAATGGACGCACTGCAACAGCTGCAGGATGTGATCCCGCAACGTGATGCATTGCAGCAACAGACCGGTGAGTTGTCGTCTGCCTTGGAGCTGTCGCTGAAAAAACTGGAATCCATGCAGGCCGATGCCAGCATGTCGGCAGGGAAAATGAAGGCACAGCTGACTGAAATTTCAGCACTGAAGGCGGATTTGGCGCAGTCACAGACGGCATATGACGAGTTGAAGCGCAAATACGATGTGTCTGACGCCTATGTTCGTAAGGCAAAAGAAGACAGTGAAACGCGTACGGCTGAATTTGAACGAACACGTAAGCAGTTGCTGGAACAGGTTGAACGTCAGGCCCAGCTGCTGAGTCGCAGTCATTTGGAGCGGGACAAGGATCGTAAAGATCTGGAGATGGCCAAGGCCGCCGCCGCAGACTGTGCCCGTCGCCTTGAGGAATGTACTCGTTCCAAGGAATGGCAGAAAGCCGAACTGATTACATGCAGTGATAAATGCACGGCATTACAGTCGACACTGGAAGAACAGGTTCTGGCCATGGAAGCACTGGCTGTGGAAGAGGAGGTTGCCACCATCGCAGAAGATGTTGAGATGGAAGAAAATGCGGCACTGGAATCGAACGTCGATGAACGACTGGTACAGCTTGAGGTGATTCAGCAGAAGCTGGACAATACGCTGAAGGAAAATGAACTGCTTCAGGCGCAGGTGCAGAAGTCGCTTGTCGCTGAGGAGCAGGCGGCCGTAGTGGAAGCCAGTGTGTCGGATACCTTGCTGCGTGAGCAGCTGGATCGGGCTCTTGCAGATAACCAGCAGATGCAGAGCAGTCTTTCCGCTGTGACAGATCGGATTAAAGCGACGGCAGAGCAATACCAGCTGGTGCTGAAGGAAAACAACGAACTGCGCAATGCGGCGAGCCGCTTGCAGCGCGAAGTGAAACCGATGAAAGAAATGCTGTCTCGTGCCGAGGCAGAAAAGCAGCAGCTGATTACGCTCTACGAAGCATTAAAAATGGACATGCAGCGGCAGCAGGGTGCTGGCGGATTATCCGTACAGGAAGTAGCGGAACGGCAGATTGCTCTGGAAGGTAAATTAGGCCGCGAGATGGATAAGCGCAGTGAGCTGGCTAAGGAACTCACGGTTGTACTCAAACAGAAAGACGCCCTGGAAGTTCAGGTGCAGCAGCTTTTATCCCAGCTCCAGGAGAAGTCAGGCCCGGGCGAAGTGATCACAGAGACCATTGAAGTTGAGACCGATCTGCCTGGAGAATAAATCATGAAACGTTTTTGCGCCGTTGCCGCCCTGATTCTTGTTGCCGGTGTCGCGTTTGCGCAGCAGGTGGGTCAGGCGGCTTTGCGCAAAATGGTTGAGGAAAAAAAGCAGCTGATGGTGCTCAATGAGGAGAAAAACCGCCAGATTAACGAATTGTTCGCGATGCTTGATCAGAGTCAGCAGGCTCTGGAGCAATTAGACAGAAAGCTTCAAGCCAAGGATCAGTTTATTATTCTGGCGGAAAAACAGCTGTCAGCAAAAAATGAAGCAGCAGAAGCCGAAGACGCAGAGCGGGCACAGCTGACGGAACGCGTGGAATGGCTCCGTTCACAAAAAGTCACGGCGGAAAACACGGCCATGCAGATGGGCGAGGTGGTTGGTCGGCTCGAAGAGGAAAATGCCGCCTTGCGAGCCGCTTTGAAGAGCAAAAAGGACGCAGTGGCGGCCCTGACCGCTCGTCAGACCGAGGCGGATGCAACGATCGCAGCCTTGCAGAAAAAGCTGGCGGCCCTTAGTTCGGCTACGACGACATGGGTCGCCCCCGTCAAAACAGTTGCGGCACCGGCCCCTGAGGCGACGCGCATTCCTGCTGTCACACGTATGCCGCCCACTGCTGCACATATACCCACTGCGACCTCCGCACCGCGTACGGATACGCAACAGCTGGGATATGACAAGGCGTACATCGACAAGAAGCGCGGTGAGCTGGAAGAATATCAGAATAAATTAAATGAATTGCTGCGGACCTTGCAATAACTGCTCCGCATGCGGTGTTGTTCAGGCTTCAGCCTGTTTCAGAATTTTTGTTATTCGCTGCCGGACAGGCTGTTCAGCATCATGTGCTGTACGCTGCCCGGTGTCATTGTGTTGAGGAACTGATCCATAAGGTGCAGGATGAACGCAAGCTGCCAGGCGGCTTGGCGTCTGTTAGCGATACGTTGTTCCATCTCATAGGACGGGCCGCCAGTGGTCAGTTTTAGCTCCAGTTCGCGGCAGACTTTCCCTTTGGCGGACATGCCCCAGGATTCGGCGTATACTTCATGATCACCCATGGGGTCGTACGTGTTCAATGCAAGCAGTTTGTCATTCAAGGCCTGTCCGCGGGCCTGCTGGAGGAGGTCGGGAAGGAGCTTGTCAAAGATATAATCAGCGTTGCCACTTGCTTTTGCTGTCTTTACGGCCTGCTTCAGCTTTGCGACATAGGCGGGAGCACCATCGCCTACGATGGATCGGAACTGTTGTTCCCATTGCAGAAGCTGCGCCTTCTCGATATGCTGTTCCATCTGGGCTTGAGAACCGCCCAGAGAATAGGCCATGCCACTGAATGCGTCATGTTGTTCTGCTTCATTTATGTTGTTATTTATCTCGTTTATTTGGGCATCGGTCAATTCGGGGTAGAGTCCGGATGGATCGATGAGTTGTGTCGGTCGCTGCAGGGCATATTGGTAGGGATTCAGCATGCGGGGGTCTTCGATTTGCGGCCAGATGGGTTCGGGGGAGAGAAACGCGCCTGTCGCGGGGTTGTAGTAGCGTCGGCGCATCTGGTAGAGAGCGCCTTCCTGTCGAACGCCGAAGGTGCCGACGAACGTAAAGGGCTGATCACTGCTGCCTGAGTGACCGAGCAGTTGTCCGTCGGGACTGTAGGCATAGCGGTCGGTGATCGTTCCTGCGCTGTCGGTAAGTGCACGTGTGGAGCCGAGGTGGTCGTGGTGATAGTAGCGAACGGCATTTGTTTCTTGCGGGTCGATGCTGTAAAGGAGCTGTCCGGCGGGGGTGAAAATATAGAATCGAGTGAAAAGAGCGTTCTGCTGTTCCGCGACAATGGGGGCATTGCCCAGCGCGTGATTGTGATGGAAGTGGGTGGTTGTGCCGTGGGCGGTGCGGGATACGATTTCATGCAGTCCGTTGTAGATGAGGGTAACGTCATTGACTGCGGTCAAGCGTGATGCGCCATCCCATGACAGTGTGTGGTCGGGAAGGTGGGTGATGCGTCCACAGTCATCATAGGTGAAGCCGTCGGCGTTAATTTGGCAGGCGGCATCCACATTATAGGTAGTGGTGGTGGCCGTCAGGAACGTTGTGGCATCGAGCGGGCTGGTTCCGCTGGAGGAAAGGAGTTGTCCGGCCGCGTCATAGGTGTATTGGAGGTCGATGATCGATCCGTCCTGGAGGTGGCTGAGACGACCCTGATCGTCATACGTATAGGTGGCATCAATGCCATTGTCGCGCACCAGCGCGGTGAGTAATCCGTCGGCATCGTACGTAAATGAGATGCGGTGCCCCAGTGAATCAAGGATCTGACTCAGTCGGTTGTCGGCGTTATAGTCATAGGTGACGGTCAGGGTACCGCCATAGGTGGCGGAGGTGATGCGTCCACCGAGGTCATAGGTTGCTCCGAAGGTCTGATTGGAAAAGGTACTGGCAGTAATGCGGCCTTCGGCATCGCGAGTTAGTGATAGATGGCATGTATTGGTGAGCAAATTGATGGCGTTGTGGGAAAAAAACAGATCGGTTCCATCGCTGAAGTATTGACGGATGAGCGTTCCTGCGTTGTCGTAGGAGTTGGTTTGGGTCGCGCCGTCAGGATAGGTGACGGTCGCGATATTTCCGCGTTCATCGAGGGTAAAGGTGCGTGTGCGTGACAGTGGATCGGTGCTGGAGAGGAGCCGTCCCATGGGCGAATAGGCGAACTGCCAGTTATGCCCTGCGGCATCGGTGATGTTGGTTAGACATCCGATGGCGTCGCGGGTGTAGGTGGCGGAGATTCCACCGGGGCGAGTAATCTGGCTGAGGTTTCCATCGAGATCGTATCTGCAGCTGGTTTGGCGATCCAGTTCGTCGATCACATTGGTGACGCGCCCCATGCCGTCGCGGGCATAGCGGGTGTTGGCACCGCCGGGAACGGTGATCTGGCTGAGATGGCCGAGGGCATCATATTGGTAGTGAACGGCTCGTCCGGCTGGGGATGTGACGCAGGTGGTCATTCCTTCATCGTCCTGAGTGAAGCGGGTGATGCGTCCGTTGCGGTTGACGCGGTCTATCCAGTTCCGGTTGTTATAAACATATGCGGTGACGATACCGTTGGCATTGGTGGAGCTGTCGAGCTGGTTCCGGTAGTTGTACGCCATGGTGTTTGTTCCGCCGGTGCGGCTGATGGAACGGCTGACGCGATCCATGAGGTCATAGACGTATTGCTGGGTATGACCGGCTGCATCGATAATGGAGGTGAGATTTCCGTTGCGGTCATAGGTGTGATGGGTGGCGTGACCGTTTTCGTTGGTGATGGAAGTCAGACGATCCATAGCGTCGTATGCGAGGCTGATCTGTCCGGGGCCGGGAGGGTCGATTGCGATGACGCGTTTAAATTCGTCATAGGAATAGGTGGTACTGCCGGTATCGGAATCAGCGCGGCTGGCAAGTGTGCCGTCTGCGTTATACGTACAGGTGACGATGCCGCCGGCTGGATTGACCGTGGTGAGCGGAAGTCCCTGTGATGAATAGGTAGTCGTCCACCGTTGGCCTGCGCGGTCGAGTCTGCCGGTAATGTTGCCGTGGGGATCACATTCATGAACAACAAACGTTCCGTCGGGATAATCGACGCGCGAAATCACATGAAAATCGAAGGAGAACACGTGGGCGTTGGCGGGGTTGGTGAACGTTTGCGTTTGCCGGATGAAGCTGCGGCGAAACACCTGACCTTCGGCGTTGGTGAACGAGGTGAGGAAGCCGGTAGCCTGATGATAAGCCAGTTCCGTGGTAGACCCCGCACGGTCGGTGAGTGATGTCAAGCGGTCAAAGTTGTCGGCTGCGAAACAGGCGGTGTTGCTCTGTGCATCCTGCCAGCCGATAGGCGTTCCGCCTCCGGCGTTGTTGGTGGGATAGGCATAGACCACCTGGCTGTTGTCAGGTCGGATTTCCGTGAGATTATTTGTGTCGTATAAGTACTCGGCCACGAGGGTGGTGACATTGCTGAATGCATCGCTCTGGCTGGTGGCGCGGCAAAACGGATACGTACTTTCATCATACGTTTGAACGTAGGGCCGGTTGCCCTCCGGTCGAACCTGCGCAACGATGTTGTCGCTGTTGTCGGTGTACTCGAACAGGTTGGTGGCACCGGTTGGATCTGTAAAGCTGGTTAGATGATCGTTGGCATTATAACCAAGAACGTATTGTCGAACACCGTTGCTGATCGATGCGAGATTGCCATTGCCACCCACGAAAATAAAAATTTCGCGTCCGAGACCGTCAGAAATAACCGTGGTGTTCGGTGCGCCATAGCGGGGAGTACGGGTGTATTCCACCTGATTGCCATGCCGATCTATGTGGTAACGAAGTATCGCTTCCTGATCCTCGTCATCATCGGGGTGATAATCCTTTTCGAACAGATAGACGGATTGGTCGGACGGATCCATGAGATACAGCCATCCATTAGTACCTGCTTGCTCCTGCAGGCCGTAGCGATAGATGGAATAGCGTTCCGCAACCCAGTCGCCGGTGTTATCGGGCAGGGTGTTTGTGAAGGTCAGCTCTTCCCGTCCTTCACCGAACATACGGATGCAAATATCTCCATATTGAGTACGAATCATATGAGGAAGGATAACATGAACACCGGGTTCGTCGGCGACCGACTGATAGCCCAGTGAGGAGCGGACCGGTAGCGGACCGCCCAGATTGAAGAGCGGGATCGTGAAGTAATAGGAACTTGTTCGGGTGCTGATGGGATCACCAACATCCAGTTCGAATTCGGGGAATGGGCGCCCACCGTCGGTGGATTGCGCGAAGGCCATCGGAGAGATCTGAAAGAATACCGTGCTCAGGAGCAGGGATACGCTGGTAAGGATGAAATTGTTGAAATAGCGCTTACAGAGCAGCGCACGAGCCGGAGATAGTGTTTTAGTGTATATTGAGTTCATGAGGCAATACTGGAGCAAAAGGGCAAAAAGGTCAATATCGAAGCCCTGTCTATGGAGACGTCATATCCTTGATGCATTCCAGGGTCGGCGAAAACGATACAAGTTTGTCACCACACATCAAGGGACTTTTGTCGGTGTTTCCAATGATTGGAAGTTTATTTCTGAAAAGTTCCAATCATTGGAACTTTTTTTGCGGCGTCCCATCGACGCGTGCAACACGACTATTCGTCGTCTGACAGCTTGCGGTACAGGGTGGCCATGCTGATATCCAGTGCTTTGGCTACCTGTTCTTTATCGCCCTTCATATTTTGCATAACCTGCTGAAGATATTCCTTTTCCTTGCTGCGCAGGAATGTTTTCAGTGATTTGCATTTAAATTCTTCGTTGCGATTCACATTGTTCGACGGTCCCGACTGAATCGATGATTCAGCGGATGCGACCACCTTCGACGGCAGGGACTCACGTGTGATAATATGGTCATCTGCAAAGGTAATCGCATGCTGAATAACATTTTGCAATTCTCTGACATTGCCTGGCCATTCATAGTTTTCGATGATATTTTCTGCTTCATGATCGATTTTAAAGGACGTGTCGCTCTGTGCGTGATGCTTTAAAAAATGCTGTACCAGGGGGAGGATGTCTTCGCGTCGTTCCCGAAGCGGTGGAATATCCAGAGTGATGACACTCAGACGATAGAACAAATCCTCACGGAACCGTCCTTCAGAAATAAGCGTTTCAAGTTGCTCGTTGGATGCGGCCAGAACTCTTACATCGACAGACACAGATTTATTGGTTCCGACCTTGCGGATTTGCATTTCCTGAATGGCTCGCAACAGCTTGGATTGAACAGACAGCGGCATGGAACTGATTTCATCCAGAAAGAGTGTGCCGCCATTGGCCGTTTCAAAAAGTCCGTCTTTGCTGGTGGTCGCACCAGTGAATGCGCCTTTGACGTGTCCGAACATTTCGGATTCCAGCAATGCTTCCGGTAATGCGGCGCAATTTACAGCCACAAAATTCCTGTTTCGGCGGGTGCTGTACGTGTGCAGCGCATGAGCAACCAGTTCTTTTCCTGTGCCGCTTTCACCATAAATGAGAACAGTTGTATTGGTGGGTGCAACGCGTTCGATCATTTCGCATACTTTGATCATGCGCGGACTTTCAGCGACGATATTTTCCAATCGATAACGTGCTTCCAGCTGTGATTTGAGGCCACGGTTTTCTGCCATCACATTTTGATATTCCAATGCACGTTTTACCGTGACTTGAAGCTCATCCAGCTTAAAGGGCTTTGTCAGGTAGTCAAATGCACCGGCCTTCATCGCTTCTACAGCGGTGGAAACCGTTCCGAAGGCGGTGAGCATGACCACGCCGGTATCGGCGCAGTTGTCTCTTATAAAATGGAGAACATCCATTCCGTTTCCCGGCGACATGTTGATATCGCTCACGACCAGATCAAATTTCTGTCGTTTGAGGATGGTGATGGCTTCTTCTCCGTTGCGTGCAGGCACGACTTCGTAGCCTTGAGATATAAGAATTTTATTCAGAATATTGAGAATGACCGGTTCGTCATCGACGGTGAGAATACGTGCCATAGTGACTCCGTTACATGTTGATAATTTCACTCATTTTAAACACAGGAAGGAACATGCATATGACAATACTGCCAATCAGAATCCCCACAAAGACCATGAGCAGCGGTTCAATCATGGATGTCAGACCGGCGACCATGGTTTCCACTTCATCTTCGTAAAACTCTGCCGTTTTCTGTAGCATTTCTTCCACTTTTCCTGTGCGCTCCCCCGCTGCAAGCATATGAATCAGCATGCGCGGGTAGTATTTGTTTGATTCCAGTGCTGATGACAGCGGTTCACCGCGTTCCACATTATTTTTTGCATTGATAAGAGCCTCTCCAATGACTTTATTCCCCGTGGCCATCCCGACAATGTCCAGTGCTTGAAGAATGGGTACGCCGCTATGAAGCAGCTGGCTGAAGGTTGATGAAAAACGGCTGATGGCGAGGCCCTGCGCCAATCGTCCCAAAAGGGGAAAGTTCAGCTTGAATTTGTCCATCAAATAGCTCCCCCGCTCCGTTTTTTTGAAACGCTGGAACGAGAAGCCGATGATCACGATAATGGCGATGGTCAGAATCCCGTTGTCGCGAATCGCGTTGCTTATATCCAGCAGCGCCTGCGTTGGTCCCGGCAGTTTTGCCCCAAAGTCGGCGAACATGCCCACAAAGGTCGGCAGCACAAATACGATCAGTGCCGAGGCCAGGATGATAGCGGCGATGATGACCACGATAGGATACATCATGGCCGATTTTACTTTGCGCCGCAATCGCTGGCTGGATTCCAGAAACGTTGCGATACGCTCGGCGGTTTCTGCCAGAATACCACCCATTTCCCCTGCACGCATCATGTTGACATACAGATCCTCAAAGATGGCTGGATACGCTGACAGGGCTTCTGAATACATCGCTCCGGATTCTACTTTGGAACGAATCGATGTGATCACCGGTTTGAAATTCTTGTCTTCCGTCTGTTCCTCCAGCGCGGACAAACACTGCACCAGCGGCATCCCTGAGCTCAGCATGGCCGACAGCTGGCGAGTGAAAATAGGCAAGCCTTTGTTTCGGATTTTGCCTGCACCACTGACGCGGACAGACGTTTTCTTTTTTTTGGGATTCTTAATCGTTTTATTAGAC
This genomic window from Spartobacteria bacterium contains:
- a CDS encoding RHS repeat protein, which translates into the protein MNSIYTKTLSPARALLCKRYFNNFILTSVSLLLSTVFFQISPMAFAQSTDGGRPFPEFELDVGDPISTRTSSYYFTIPLFNLGGPLPVRSSLGYQSVADEPGVHVILPHMIRTQYGDICIRMFGEGREELTFTNTLPDNTGDWVAERYSIYRYGLQEQAGTNGWLYLMDPSDQSVYLFEKDYHPDDDEDQEAILRYHIDRHGNQVEYTRTPRYGAPNTTVISDGLGREIFIFVGGNGNLASISNGVRQYVLGYNANDHLTSFTDPTGATNLFEYTDNSDNIVAQVRPEGNRPYVQTYDESTYPFCRATSQSDAFSNVTTLVAEYLYDTNNLTEIRPDNSQVVYAYPTNNAGGGTPIGWQDAQSNTACFAADNFDRLTSLTDRAGSTTELAYHQATGFLTSFTNAEGQVFRRSFIRQTQTFTNPANAHVFSFDFHVISRVDYPDGTFVVHECDPHGNITGRLDRAGQRWTTTYSSQGLPLTTVNPAGGIVTCTYNADGTLASRADSDTGSTTYSYDEFKRVIAIDPPGPGQISLAYDAMDRLTSITNENGHATHHTYDRNGNLTSIIDAAGHTQQYVYDLMDRVSRSISRTGGTNTMAYNYRNQLDSSTNANGIVTAYVYNNRNWIDRVNRNGRITRFTQDDEGMTTCVTSPAGRAVHYQYDALGHLSQITVPGGANTRYARDGMGRVTNVIDELDRQTSCRYDLDGNLSQITRPGGISATYTRDAIGCLTNITDAAGHNWQFAYSPMGRLLSSTDPLSRTRTFTLDERGNIATVTYPDGATQTNSYDNAGTLIRQYFSDGTDLFFSHNAINLLTNTCHLSLTRDAEGRITASTFSNQTFGATYDLGGRITSATYGGTLTVTYDYNADNRLSQILDSLGHRISFTYDADGLLTALVRDNGIDATYTYDDQGRLSHLQDGSIIDLQYTYDAAGQLLSSSGTSPLDATTFLTATTTTYNVDAACQINADGFTYDDCGRITHLPDHTLSWDGASRLTAVNDVTLIYNGLHEIVSRTAHGTTTHFHHNHALGNAPIVAEQQNALFTRFYIFTPAGQLLYSIDPQETNAVRYYHHDHLGSTRALTDSAGTITDRYAYSPDGQLLGHSGSSDQPFTFVGTFGVRQEGALYQMRRRYYNPATGAFLSPEPIWPQIEDPRMLNPYQYALQRPTQLIDPSGLYPELTDAQINEINNNINEAEQHDAFSGMAYSLGGSQAQMEQHIEKAQLLQWEQQFRSIVGDGAPAYVAKLKQAVKTAKASGNADYIFDKLLPDLLQQARGQALNDKLLALNTYDPMGDHEVYAESWGMSAKGKVCRELELKLTTGGPSYEMEQRIANRRQAAWQLAFILHLMDQFLNTMTPGSVQHMMLNSLSGSE
- a CDS encoding type II secretion system F family protein, with product MADLSNKTIKNPKKKKTSVRVSGAGKIRNKGLPIFTRQLSAMLSSGMPLVQCLSALEEQTEDKNFKPVITSIRSKVESGAMYSEALSAYPAIFEDLYVNMMRAGEMGGILAETAERIATFLESSQRLRRKVKSAMMYPIVVIIAAIILASALIVFVLPTFVGMFADFGAKLPGPTQALLDISNAIRDNGILTIAIIVIIGFSFQRFKKTERGSYLMDKFKLNFPLLGRLAQGLAISRFSSTFSQLLHSGVPILQALDIVGMATGNKVIGEALINAKNNVERGEPLSSALESNKYYPRMLIHMLAAGERTGKVEEMLQKTAEFYEDEVETMVAGLTSMIEPLLMVFVGILIGSIVICMFLPVFKMSEIINM
- a CDS encoding sigma-54-dependent Fis family transcriptional regulator is translated as MARILTVDDEPVILNILNKILISQGYEVVPARNGEEAITILKRQKFDLVVSDINMSPGNGMDVLHFIRDNCADTGVVMLTAFGTVSTAVEAMKAGAFDYLTKPFKLDELQVTVKRALEYQNVMAENRGLKSQLEARYRLENIVAESPRMIKVCEMIERVAPTNTTVLIYGESGTGKELVAHALHTYSTRRNRNFVAVNCAALPEALLESEMFGHVKGAFTGATTSKDGLFETANGGTLFLDEISSMPLSVQSKLLRAIQEMQIRKVGTNKSVSVDVRVLAASNEQLETLISEGRFREDLFYRLSVITLDIPPLRERREDILPLVQHFLKHHAQSDTSFKIDHEAENIIENYEWPGNVRELQNVIQHAITFADDHIITRESLPSKVVASAESSIQSGPSNNVNRNEEFKCKSLKTFLRSKEKEYLQQVMQNMKGDKEQVAKALDISMATLYRKLSDDE